A single Blastocatellia bacterium DNA region contains:
- a CDS encoding sigma-70 family RNA polymerase sigma factor — protein sequence MAEIARENLPDEVLVMAAVVGDIGAFDTLAQRYRPAVVRVAQGIVGAEWAEDVAQEALLAAFKALPELEEPRKFAAWLHTITRHKAFRFSQRERYMSQHRVELDQRLLQHLASLSRPMLNQPSERETELKQAIERLPPVYALVITLRYYDRMPVKRIAEFLNLPLTTVKWRLHQAKQWLKQFMQHSAEAVHVASGDAQKR from the coding sequence ATGGCCGAAATAGCAAGGGAGAATCTGCCGGATGAGGTGTTAGTCATGGCGGCTGTTGTCGGCGACATCGGCGCATTTGACACGTTGGCGCAGCGGTATCGGCCGGCCGTCGTGCGTGTGGCGCAAGGTATTGTCGGAGCAGAATGGGCGGAAGACGTGGCGCAAGAAGCGCTACTGGCGGCGTTCAAGGCGTTGCCTGAATTGGAGGAGCCGCGCAAGTTCGCTGCCTGGTTACACACGATCACCCGGCACAAGGCGTTTCGGTTCAGTCAGCGCGAGCGCTATATGAGTCAACATCGCGTCGAACTCGATCAGCGGTTGTTACAGCACCTCGCGTCGTTGAGCCGGCCGATGCTGAATCAGCCATCGGAACGAGAGACTGAACTGAAGCAGGCGATTGAGCGATTACCGCCGGTCTATGCCCTCGTCATCACGTTGCGGTACTATGACCGGATGCCGGTCAAACGCATTGCCGAGTTTTTGAACTTGCCGCTGACAACCGTCAAATGGCGGCTGCATCAGGCCAAGCAATGGTTGAAACAATTCATGCAGCATTCCGCAGAAGCTGTTCATGTCGCCAGTGGCGACGCCCAGAAACGATGA
- a CDS encoding DUF983 domain-containing protein: MRRQRIGQIVRHSLKLQCPACGQSPLYRSPFQMWPRCLTCGYLFEREQGYFIGAIYVNVIATEIAIIAAYLVLFLFMTPSSEAMIVPLLLIAVLFPLAFFHHSRSLWLGIDYLLGAPRTSRHWQAHSDTEQW, translated from the coding sequence ATGCGCCGACAACGAATTGGACAGATCGTGCGACATAGCCTCAAGCTACAATGCCCGGCCTGCGGCCAATCGCCGCTTTATCGGTCACCGTTTCAAATGTGGCCACGTTGCTTGACGTGCGGCTATCTGTTCGAACGCGAGCAGGGCTATTTCATCGGCGCCATTTACGTGAACGTGATTGCCACAGAAATAGCGATTATCGCAGCTTATCTTGTTTTGTTCTTATTCATGACTCCATCGAGCGAAGCCATGATCGTTCCGCTGCTGCTCATCGCTGTTCTATTCCCGTTGGCGTTCTTTCACCACAGTCGCAGTCTGTGGCTTGGGATTGATTATCTGCTCGGCGCGCCGCGCACGAGTCGTCACTGGCAAGCCCACTCAGACACGGAACAGTGGTGA
- a CDS encoding RluA family pseudouridine synthase, which yields MKSPRYNLIPNDQQIGQRVDQVLTSALTGLSRSRIQRLIESANVLVNGQPVRPSYKLKPGDKLEVDIPPPEPSQFLPENLNLNIIYEDDDLLLINKPAGLVVHPGAGVRSGTLANALAYHCQQLSSVSGVARPGIVHRLDKQTSGLLVVAKNDEAHLKLANQWRHREVEKIYLGLVYGVPSPAQGKIEAPIGRHPIERIKMAVRPESKGRHALTHYRVVEAFADVALVQVQIKTGRTHQIRVHMAYIRHPIVGDDVYGAGYKTKIKNPIIRQAVDRLGRYFLHAARLRFYHPRTNELLEFQADLPDELQQLLTLLRSG from the coding sequence ATGAAATCGCCGCGTTACAACCTGATCCCTAATGACCAGCAGATTGGCCAACGCGTTGATCAAGTTCTGACTAGCGCACTGACAGGGCTGAGTCGTTCGCGGATTCAACGCCTGATTGAGAGCGCCAACGTGCTGGTCAACGGTCAACCGGTGAGGCCAAGCTACAAACTCAAGCCAGGAGACAAGCTAGAAGTTGACATTCCGCCACCGGAGCCAAGCCAATTCTTACCGGAGAATCTTAATCTCAACATCATCTATGAAGACGATGACCTGCTTCTCATCAATAAACCGGCAGGTCTGGTTGTTCATCCCGGCGCCGGTGTTCGTTCAGGAACGCTGGCCAATGCGCTTGCTTATCACTGCCAACAGCTTTCGAGCGTATCCGGCGTGGCTCGTCCCGGCATCGTTCATCGGTTGGATAAACAAACATCTGGTCTGCTCGTTGTTGCCAAAAATGATGAAGCGCACCTGAAGTTGGCTAACCAATGGCGACATCGCGAGGTGGAGAAAATATATCTCGGTCTTGTCTATGGTGTTCCATCGCCGGCTCAAGGCAAAATCGAAGCGCCGATCGGTCGTCACCCCATTGAGCGTATCAAAATGGCCGTGCGTCCCGAAAGCAAAGGCCGCCACGCGTTGACGCACTATCGTGTGGTCGAAGCATTTGCTGATGTGGCGCTCGTGCAAGTGCAGATCAAGACCGGCCGCACGCATCAGATTCGCGTTCACATGGCCTACATTCGCCATCCCATCGTCGGCGATGACGTGTATGGGGCAGGTTATAAGACGAAGATCAAAAATCCTATAATCCGGCAGGCCGTTGATCGGCTTGGACGATATTTCTTGCATGCGGCCCGGCTTCGTTTTTATCATCCGCGCACCAATGAATTATTGGAATTTCAGGCCGACTTGCCGGACGAACTGCAGCAGCTTTTAACGCTGTTGCGTTCCGGTTGA
- the cofD gene encoding 2-phospho-L-lactate transferase, translated as MITILAGGTGAAKFIRGLVECVPQEEITIIGNTGDDVIVWGLHVSPDLDTIMYLLTGLLDEERGWGIRDDSFACLQAMQQFDEITWFQLGDRDLATHIERTCLLRQGLTLSEVTSRLCQALGVKARILPMSEERVETRIHTPNGILSFQEFFVRDRWAANVTAVDYHGSEQAHPAPGVLEAIYATDAIIIAPSNPITSIGPILAVNGIRQALFETLVPVVAISPIVGGRAVSGPAGKLMAAFDYDVSAIGVARMYRDFLDALVIDEQDADLTPTIERLGARVVCANTIMQTLSDKVSLARTVLACLNELDSARTHP; from the coding sequence ATGATTACGATCCTGGCTGGCGGTACAGGCGCAGCCAAATTCATTCGCGGCCTTGTCGAATGTGTGCCGCAAGAAGAGATCACGATCATCGGCAACACGGGCGATGATGTGATCGTGTGGGGGCTTCATGTGTCGCCTGACCTGGACACGATCATGTATCTGCTCACCGGTTTGCTCGATGAAGAGCGTGGCTGGGGCATTCGAGATGATTCGTTTGCCTGTTTGCAGGCGATGCAGCAGTTTGATGAGATCACCTGGTTTCAACTCGGCGACCGCGATTTGGCGACGCACATCGAGCGAACATGCCTGCTGCGGCAAGGTCTGACGTTGAGCGAAGTGACAAGCCGGCTGTGTCAGGCGCTCGGCGTCAAAGCTAGGATTTTGCCAATGTCTGAGGAGCGCGTCGAAACACGGATACACACGCCGAATGGAATTTTGTCATTTCAAGAATTTTTCGTCCGCGATCGTTGGGCTGCTAATGTGACTGCTGTTGACTATCATGGCAGCGAGCAAGCGCATCCGGCGCCAGGCGTGCTGGAAGCGATCTATGCCACTGATGCCATCATCATCGCGCCGAGCAATCCGATCACGAGCATTGGGCCGATTCTCGCCGTCAATGGCATTCGGCAAGCGCTCTTTGAAACACTGGTTCCTGTCGTGGCAATCAGTCCTATTGTTGGAGGCCGAGCCGTGAGCGGCCCGGCAGGCAAATTGATGGCGGCGTTCGATTATGACGTGTCGGCTATCGGCGTTGCCCGGATGTATCGGGACTTTCTCGATGCGCTCGTTATTGATGAGCAGGATGCCGATCTGACGCCGACTATTGAACGGCTGGGCGCGCGCGTTGTCTGCGCCAATACAATCATGCAGACGCTAAGCGACAAAGTCAGTTTAGCGCGGACTGTTCTGGCTTGTTTGAATGAGCTTGATAGCGCTCGGACGCATCCTTAG
- the cofE gene encoding coenzyme F420-0:L-glutamate ligase, translating into MESTIQIIGIEGLPEIRPGDDVAEQVLRAAAQAGLTFQQGDVLVIAQKIISKAEGRLVSLNDIEPSEFARAIATTMNKDARIVEIVLRESKRIVRMDRNVMIVETHHGFVCANAGVDQSNVAGGWVSLLPRDPDGSAARIRQQLAQAVGIDLAVIISDTFGRPWRQGLVEVAIGVAGLHPLMDYRGLQDSYGYILQASVVAIADELAAAAGLVFGKTNGIPAAVIRGYRFTPALGSAKTLLRPADRDLFR; encoded by the coding sequence ATGGAATCCACAATCCAGATAATCGGGATTGAAGGCTTGCCGGAGATTCGGCCCGGCGACGATGTGGCCGAACAGGTGCTACGCGCTGCGGCGCAGGCTGGCTTGACGTTTCAACAGGGCGACGTGCTCGTCATTGCGCAGAAAATCATCTCCAAAGCCGAAGGGCGATTGGTCTCTCTCAACGACATTGAGCCGTCCGAGTTTGCGCGCGCGATTGCCACCACAATGAACAAGGATGCACGCATCGTCGAAATTGTGCTGCGAGAATCCAAGCGGATTGTTCGCATGGATCGCAACGTCATGATCGTCGAGACGCATCACGGTTTTGTCTGCGCCAATGCCGGCGTTGATCAGTCGAACGTGGCCGGTGGCTGGGTTTCGTTGCTTCCGCGTGATCCTGATGGCTCGGCTGCGCGCATCCGGCAACAGCTCGCGCAGGCAGTAGGCATTGATCTCGCTGTCATCATCTCGGATACGTTTGGCCGTCCGTGGCGCCAAGGGCTCGTCGAGGTTGCTATTGGCGTGGCGGGACTGCACCCCCTGATGGATTATCGCGGCCTGCAAGACTCTTATGGTTATATCTTACAGGCAAGTGTCGTCGCCATCGCTGATGAGTTAGCAGCGGCGGCCGGCCTCGTCTTTGGTAAAACCAATGGCATCCCTGCGGCGGTAATTCGTGGATACCGATTTACGCCGGCGCTCGGTTCAGCCAAGACGTTACTTCGCCCGGCCGATAGGGATTTGTTTCGTTGA
- the cofC gene encoding 2-phospho-L-lactate guanylyltransferase, with product MIAAVVPVKDFATAKQRLEAVLPPAVRRRLAEVMLKDVLAEVTTASGLDRVFVVTRDEQAVAIATERGASLIVDPDNHGETEAVALATHALMQHGIHAMLVLPADIPLITREDVEQVIHAGREADVVLVPAHDGRGTNAVLLSPPDVLPLRFGNDSFHPHLQSARDSGLRTSILHLPRIALDIDTPADLISLGRWPLRTRAQALLREMPWNPQSR from the coding sequence GTGATTGCTGCCGTTGTGCCGGTCAAAGATTTTGCCACTGCCAAGCAGCGATTGGAGGCTGTCTTGCCGCCAGCCGTGCGGCGTCGGTTGGCCGAGGTGATGCTGAAAGATGTGCTGGCCGAGGTGACAACTGCTTCTGGGCTGGATCGCGTGTTTGTCGTGACGCGGGATGAGCAAGCCGTGGCAATAGCGACGGAGCGCGGCGCATCTCTTATTGTTGATCCAGATAATCACGGTGAGACGGAAGCCGTAGCGTTGGCGACACACGCGCTGATGCAACACGGCATTCATGCTATGCTTGTTCTGCCGGCAGACATTCCGCTGATCACGAGGGAAGATGTTGAGCAGGTCATTCATGCAGGGCGTGAGGCTGACGTTGTGCTTGTGCCGGCGCATGACGGACGAGGCACTAATGCCGTGCTGCTCTCGCCGCCGGATGTTCTGCCATTAAGATTTGGCAACGACAGCTTTCATCCACACCTGCAATCAGCCCGCGATAGCGGCTTGCGCACGAGCATCCTTCATTTGCCTCGCATTGCGTTGGATATTGATACGCCAGCCGACTTGATCTCGCTTGGCAGATGGCCGCTGCGAACCCGCGCGCAGGCGTTACTCAGAGAGATGCCATGGAATCCACAATCCAGATAA